In Panthera tigris isolate Pti1 chromosome C1, P.tigris_Pti1_mat1.1, whole genome shotgun sequence, the following proteins share a genomic window:
- the UBXN10 gene encoding UBX domain-containing protein 10: MATEAPVNITPPERNAVGRTAADSFIWQPDSINMHLTRPKSAKGRTRPSRHRPQDAALCSHRAPASLPPAIRCESPSSQKPGACAPKSPNPGAPDEIPELLQQVPLGASSSLNKYPVLPSIHRKTLEEGAVETVARKASSLQLSNTQALYREEETGTMKTSEEGPRAPSCSPERKAIGRARTQASSRAGDLKEPSEGEPRLLLAVRSPSGRRFVRYFRPTDDLSSVVAVAEHEDQAAYHHCSIETMEVPRRRFSDLTKSLQECRIPHKSVLGISQEEGEEWP, encoded by the coding sequence ATGGCCACGGAAGCCCCGGTGAACATAACTCCCCCTGAACGCAACGCTGTTGGCCGCACAGCAGCTGACAGCTTCATCTGGCAGCCAGACTCCATAAACATGCACCTCACCAGGCCCAAATCCGCCAAGGGACGGACGCGGCCGAGTCGGCACAGACCGCAGGACGCGGCGCTGTGCTCTCACCGCGCGCCGGCTTCTCTGCCTCCAGCCATTCGCTGTGAGTCGCCAAGCAGCCAGAAGCCAGGAGCCTGTGCACCCAAATCTCCAAACCCTGGAGCTCCCGATGAGATCCCTGAGCTGCTGCAACAGGTGCCCCTGGGGGCTTCCTCTTCCCTCAATAAATACCCagtccttccttccatccacagGAAGACGCTGGAGGAGGGGGCCGTGGAGACTGTCGCTCGAAAGGCCAGCTCCCTGCAGCTGAGCAACACCCAGGCTCTGTACCGAGAGGAGGAGACCGGCACTATGAAGACAAGTGAAGAAGGTCCCAGAGCTCCATCTTGTTCCCCAGAGAGGAAAGCCATTGGCCGAGCCAGGACACAGGCCTCCTCCAGGGCTGGAGACCTGAAGGAGCCATCAGAAGGGGAGCCACGGCTGCTGCTTGCGGTCAGGTCGCCGTCGGGCCGAAGGTTCGTTCGCTATTTCCGGCCAACTGATGACTTATCCAGCGTTGTGGCCGTGGCTGAACACGAGGACCAGGCTGCCTACCACCACTGCAGCATTGAAACGATGGAGGTGCCCCGGAGACGTTTCTCTGACCTCACCAAGTCTCTGCAGGAGTGCAGGATCCCCCACAAGTCGGTGCTGGGCATCTcacaggaagaaggggaggagtggCCCTGA
- the PLA2G2C gene encoding putative inactive group IIC secretory phospholipase A2, whose product MSSGMKAIGVLVVFASCLMAPAHSSFWQFQRMVKYITGRSAFFSYYGYGCYCGLGGKGTPVDDTDRCCLAHDCCYEKLKRFGCQPVLNSYQFHIANGSVACTCALSPGVSCLCGLRACECDKESVYCFRESLPTYEKTFKQFSTRPHCGRRKLQC is encoded by the exons ATGTCCTCGGGAATGAAGGCCATTGGGGTTCTCGTGGTCTTTGCCTCCTGCC TGATGGCCCCTGCCCACAGCAGCTTCTGGCAGTTTCAGAGGATGGTCAAGTACATCACAGGGCGGAGCGCCTTCTTCTCATATTACGGATATGGCTGCTACTGTGGCCTTGGGGGCAAAGGGACCCCCGTGGATGACACTGACAG ATGCTGCCTGGCACATGACTGCTGCTATGAGAAGCTGAAGCGATTCGGCTGCCAGCCTGTGCTGAACAGCTACCAGTTCCACATCGCCAATGGGTCTGTGGCCT gTACATGTGCCCTCAGTCCCGGCGTCAGCTGTCTCTGTGGGCTGCGGGCATGCGAGTGTGACAAGGAGTCTGTGTACTGCTTCAGAGAGAGCCTGCCCACCTACGAGAAAACCTTCAAGCAGTTCTCCACCCGGCCCCACTGTGGGAGGCGTAAACTCCAGTGCTAG